The genomic interval GCGAAGCCCCGGCGGTTGAGCAGCAGCAGCGCCTGCTCCCCCCGGGCGAGCGCGGCGACGATGGCCGCGTCCAGTGACTCGGACCAGGCGAGGCCACCCGTGACCGCGACCTTCGGCGTGGTCCGGAGATCGATCAGCTCGACCGGCGGCAGCGGACGGGCCCCGATCCGCTGGGGAAGCCGCAGCAGTCGAGGCCGGCGCTCCTGGCTCGCTGGCCCGGCCTCCGCTCGGACCAGCGTCTCGAGCGACGGTGTGGCGCTGCCGAGCACGAGCCGGGCGCCCTCGATCCGCGCCCGCACGGCCGCCACATCGCGCGCGTGATAGCGTGGGGTTTCGCCGTTCTTGTACGTTGCCTCGTGCTCCTCGTCCAGCACGATCATGCCGAGGTTCGCCACCGGCGCGAAGATGGCGGAGCGGGCCCCCACCGCCACTCGGCGCTCGCCTCGCCGGAGCATGCGCCAAGCATCGGCCCGCTCACCGTCGGACAGGGCGCTGTGCAGGACGGCCACCTGATCGCCGAACGCTCCGCGAAAACGGCTCACCGTCTGCGGTGTCAGGCCAATCTCGGGCACCAGCACGATGGCGCCCCGCCCGGCATCCAGCATCCGCCGCACTGCCTCGAGGTAGACCAGTGTCTTGCCGCTGCCGGTGACGCCCAGGAGGAGCGCGCTGTCGCCGGGGGCGAGCGCTTCGATCGCGGCGAGGGCAACAGCCTGATCCGGGGTGAGCTCGGTGGGTGGTGGCGTCCCCGGTGAATCCGCGAACGGATCCCGCAGCCGCTCGGCGAGTTCGATACGCACCAGACCGCGAGCCTCCAGCGCGCGAATCACCGCCGGCGTGAAGCCGAGCTGGGTCACCACGTGCTTCACCTGCGCACCGCCGCCGAGCTGCTCCAACGCCTCGTACAACCGGCGCTGTTTGGGAGCCCGCCGGAAGAGCGCGTCGCGCTCGAGCAGGGTGGGAGCGTCGCCCCCGAGCGTGACGACCCGCTCGGTGGCCCCAGCTCCGCCGACGTCGGGCGGCTCGACCCGGAGCTCGACCGCGCCGACCCGCGCCAGCCGGTCGAGCACTTCCCAGAGCGGGCGCCGGAGCGCCCGTGCGGCGGTGGCTACCGATGCCTCGCCGCCACGATCACCCAGCCAGTCGAGCACATTGCCGGCAAAGCCGCCGGTGACCCGGGCCGTCGTGCGCAGGGAAACGACCACCTCGGAGGCGCCCCACATGCCGGCGGGGAGGACGCACTTGAGGGTCAGTCCGAGCGGTGCGCCGTAGTAGCCCGCGATCCACTCGGCCGCCGCGAGCACGCCGGCCGGAACCGCCGGCTCCTCGTCCGGGGCCGCCAGGATGTCCCTCGGCTCGGCCTCCGGTGCCGGCGCGTCCGCGCTCACCACGATGCCGATCAGCTCGCGGCGGCGTACCGGCACCACCACCCGGGCGCCGGGGACCACCCGGTCTTCCAGCGTCTCGGGGATTCGGTAGGTGTACGAGGAAGCGAGCGGGAGCGGGAGGGCAACCTGGGCGAACCGCGCCGGCGACGCCGGCGGTGAGACCGAGCCGGTGGTCATCTCGCCTGGACGCCGAGCCCCGGGCCTGCGGGAAGGGTCACCCGCCCGCCGTCGATCGACGCGCCCTGAAACGGATCGTTGGCGAGCAGGGCCGCGCCGTCCAGATCGACGATGTCCACCAGAGGCGTGAAATGTGCGGCCGCGGTGATGCCGAGCGAGCTCTCGATCATGCAACCCACCATCACCATCATCCCGTGCGCTCGAGCGATGGCGATCATCCGAATCGCCTCCCGCAGGCTGCCGCACTTGGCGAGCTTGATATTGATCCCGTCCACCTTTCCGACCAGCCGGGGAATGTCGACGGCGGTCTCGCAGCTCTCGTCGGCGATGACCGGAATCGACGCGCGGCGGGTGATCTCGCCGAGGCCATCCAGCTCACTCGGCGGCAGCGGCTGCTCCAGCACGGTGACGCCGAACTCCTGTAGCACCGGGAGCATGGCGATGGCCCGCTTGACGGTCCAGCCGCAGTTGGCGTCGACCCGAATCTCCTTGTCCGTGGTGTCGCGGATGGTCCGCAGGATCTCGACGTCGCGGTCGGTGCCCAGCTTGATCTTGAGGATGGGATATTGGGCCGCCTCGAGCACCTTGGCCCGGAGCTTCTCCGGCGTGTCCAGTCCGATGGTGAAGGTGG from Gemmatimonadales bacterium carries:
- the priA gene encoding primosomal protein N' gives rise to the protein MTTGSVSPPASPARFAQVALPLPLASSYTYRIPETLEDRVVPGARVVVPVRRRELIGIVVSADAPAPEAEPRDILAAPDEEPAVPAGVLAAAEWIAGYYGAPLGLTLKCVLPAGMWGASEVVVSLRTTARVTGGFAGNVLDWLGDRGGEASVATAARALRRPLWEVLDRLARVGAVELRVEPPDVGGAGATERVVTLGGDAPTLLERDALFRRAPKQRRLYEALEQLGGGAQVKHVVTQLGFTPAVIRALEARGLVRIELAERLRDPFADSPGTPPPTELTPDQAVALAAIEALAPGDSALLLGVTGSGKTLVYLEAVRRMLDAGRGAIVLVPEIGLTPQTVSRFRGAFGDQVAVLHSALSDGERADAWRMLRRGERRVAVGARSAIFAPVANLGMIVLDEEHEATYKNGETPRYHARDVAAVRARIEGARLVLGSATPSLETLVRAEAGPASQERRPRLLRLPQRIGARPLPPVELIDLRTTPKVAVTGGLAWSESLDAAIVAALARGEQALLLLNRRGFAAFLQCPDCGEVWQCPRCSISLTVHQTPPGLRCHYCGHQEALPFTCRACANPVQQMRGIGTQQLERLLTERYPQARIARMDLDTTSTKWSHQRILGAVGAGDVDLLIGTQMIAKGLDFPNVTLVGVADADTGLYLPDFRSAERTFQLLAQVAGRTGRGPKGGRVLVQTRHPTHHALVWAARHDVEGFLREERLLRSSPPYPPEVSLVNLLVSGLDEVAVGRAAAGLADWCQALAATHGLPITVLGPAPCPLAKLKDRWRWHVLLKGPAESLGRVVRYAAARLPRSRGARIVIDRDPVSLL
- a CDS encoding dipeptide epimerase encodes the protein MTQRLHLEAEFLELRTKHPFIIARGGQSDYRTIWVRLRDGDGHEGWGEAAPTKFYGETPESVLSALNLYACEMPESPFDLEETERRWATMLRRNPAARSALSAALHDLAGKRLGVPVYQLWGLDPAKAPMSTFTIGLDTPEKLRAKVLEAAQYPILKIKLGTDRDVEILRTIRDTTDKEIRVDANCGWTVKRAIAMLPVLQEFGVTVLEQPLPPSELDGLGEITRRASIPVIADESCETAVDIPRLVGKVDGINIKLAKCGSLREAIRMIAIARAHGMMVMVGCMIESSLGITAAAHFTPLVDIVDLDGAALLANDPFQGASIDGGRVTLPAGPGLGVQAR